One Tolypothrix bouteillei VB521301 DNA window includes the following coding sequences:
- a CDS encoding diflavin flavoprotein → MTSTKPRDVQVLPIATDTTVLRSRSWTRLRFEIEYALAKGTTANSYLIKGDKTALIDPPGETFTEIYLDAVQKRFDLQSVDYVILGHVNPNRAATLKAMLEIAPQITFVCSNPGAINLRGALENPDLPVLVMRGEDTLDLGKGHLLQFIPTPNPRYPDQLCTYDPQTEILYTDKLFGAHICGDQVFDEGWEIFQEDRRYYYDCLMAPHARQIETALEKLSEFPVRVYATGHGPLVRYGLLELTKAYQQWSQQQTSQDTSVALIYASAYGNTATLAQAIARGITKAGVGVESINCEVAEPEEIRMALEKASGFVIGSPTLGGHAPTPVQTALGIVLSTVTNNKLAGVFGSFGWSGEAVDFLEDKLKDAGYRFGFETIRVKFKPDDTTLQMCEEAGTDFAQALKKAKKVRAQSVPATTTEQAVGRIVGSLCVLTAKQGDISSAMLASWVSQASFNPPALTIAVAKDRAVESLTHSGNKFVLNVLKEGNHLGLMKHFLKPFTPGQNRFVDVATEEAENGCSILTDALAYMECTVTNRMECGDHWLIYAVVKDGKLLDNEGITAVHHRKSGSHY, encoded by the coding sequence ATGACCTCCACAAAACCCCGTGACGTTCAAGTTCTGCCCATCGCTACAGATACCACTGTACTCCGTTCTCGCAGTTGGACTCGCCTGAGATTTGAAATTGAATATGCGCTGGCAAAGGGTACAACAGCTAATTCCTATTTAATCAAAGGAGATAAAACTGCCCTTATCGATCCTCCTGGTGAAACATTCACAGAAATTTATCTGGATGCGGTGCAGAAACGGTTTGATTTGCAATCTGTTGATTACGTAATTCTGGGTCATGTGAATCCCAACCGTGCAGCAACTTTAAAAGCGATGCTTGAAATTGCACCTCAAATTACCTTTGTTTGTTCTAACCCAGGAGCCATCAATTTGCGAGGTGCGTTGGAAAACCCAGATTTACCAGTTCTGGTTATGCGAGGGGAAGATACTCTCGATTTAGGGAAAGGGCATCTTTTACAATTCATTCCTACTCCTAACCCTCGCTATCCAGATCAACTCTGTACTTACGATCCACAAACAGAAATTCTCTATACCGATAAGCTATTTGGAGCGCATATTTGTGGCGATCAAGTGTTTGATGAGGGTTGGGAGATATTTCAAGAAGATCGACGCTATTACTATGATTGCTTAATGGCTCCTCATGCCCGTCAGATTGAGACAGCGTTGGAAAAACTTTCTGAGTTTCCCGTGAGAGTGTATGCAACCGGACACGGTCCTTTGGTACGCTATGGCTTGCTCGAGCTGACAAAGGCTTACCAGCAGTGGAGCCAACAGCAAACATCTCAGGATACTTCTGTTGCATTGATTTATGCTTCTGCTTACGGGAATACGGCAACTTTAGCCCAAGCGATCGCTCGCGGTATCACCAAAGCAGGTGTTGGGGTAGAATCAATAAATTGTGAAGTTGCCGAACCAGAGGAAATCCGGATGGCTTTGGAAAAAGCATCTGGTTTTGTCATAGGTTCCCCAACTTTAGGCGGTCATGCACCAACACCAGTTCAAACAGCTTTGGGGATTGTTCTCTCAACTGTAACAAACAACAAACTTGCTGGGGTGTTTGGTTCTTTTGGTTGGAGTGGGGAAGCAGTCGATTTCCTAGAAGATAAGTTGAAGGACGCAGGTTATCGTTTTGGTTTTGAAACCATCCGAGTCAAGTTCAAACCAGATGATACCACCTTACAAATGTGTGAAGAAGCAGGAACCGACTTTGCTCAAGCACTCAAAAAAGCCAAAAAAGTCAGAGCGCAAAGTGTACCTGCTACAACAACAGAACAAGCTGTTGGTAGAATTGTAGGCTCGCTGTGCGTATTGACAGCCAAGCAAGGCGATATCTCCAGTGCCATGTTAGCTTCTTGGGTCTCTCAAGCAAGCTTTAATCCCCCGGCGTTAACCATTGCAGTAGCTAAAGACCGTGCTGTGGAATCACTGACGCACTCTGGCAACAAATTCGTGCTCAATGTTTTAAAAGAAGGCAATCACTTGGGTTTAATGAAGCACTTCTTAAAACCCTTTACTCCCGGACAAAACCGATTTGTTGATGTTGCAACAGAAGAAGCTGAAAATGGTTGTTCAATTTTGACTGATGCACTTGCATATATGGAGTGTACTGTCACAAACCGTATGGAATGCGGCGATCACTGGCTGATTTACGCAGTTGTCAAAGATGGTAAGCTACTAGATAACGAGGGAATAACCGCAGTACACCATCGCAAATCAGGCAGTCATTATTAA
- a CDS encoding diflavin flavoprotein, giving the protein MVALTEKTNKRLTMQVVDIASDTTAIRSLDWDRDRFDIEFGLQNGTTYNSFLIRGEQTALVDTSHEKFRQLFLDTLKGLVNPTDISYLIISHTEPDHSGLVKDVLQLAPNITVVGSKVAIQFLENLVHQPFKRQIVKNGDRLDLGNGHELEFVIAPNLHWPDTIFTFDRKTQTLFTCDAFGLHYCSDSTYDEDLKAIEADFEYYYECLMAPNARSVLSALKRMAELEKINLIATGHGPLLYHNVEELTGRYRNWSQTQTKAETTVGVFYISDYGYSYRLAQAIALGITKTGVAVELVDLRSVGDLVELRELVSRCAGIAVGMPPASDVSQLQGALSTILGSANEKQAVGIFESGGGDDEPIDPLLSKFRNLGLTTAFPAIRIKQTPAENTYKLCEEAGTDLGQWVTRDRSIKQMKSLGADLDKALGRISGGLYIITAKKGDVSSAMLASWVSQASFKPIGITIAVAKDRAIESLMQVGDKFVLNVLEENNYQRLMKHFLKRFAPGADRFEGVKTQAAENGAPILAEALAYMECEVLSRMDGGDHWIVYSTVYAGRVSKAEALTAVHHRKVGNHY; this is encoded by the coding sequence ATGGTAGCACTCACTGAAAAAACTAACAAAAGGCTAACCATGCAGGTTGTCGATATTGCTTCCGACACAACAGCAATTCGCTCTCTGGATTGGGATAGAGACCGCTTTGATATTGAGTTCGGGCTGCAAAATGGAACTACCTACAACTCATTCCTCATACGCGGCGAGCAAACAGCGTTGGTAGATACTTCTCACGAAAAGTTTCGCCAACTGTTTTTAGATACCCTCAAGGGTTTGGTCAATCCCACCGATATCAGTTATTTAATTATCAGTCATACCGAGCCAGACCACAGTGGTTTAGTTAAAGATGTTTTACAACTAGCTCCAAATATTACGGTTGTTGGTTCTAAAGTTGCTATTCAATTTCTCGAAAATTTGGTGCATCAGCCTTTCAAACGGCAAATTGTGAAAAATGGCGATCGCTTGGATTTGGGCAACGGACACGAACTAGAATTTGTGATTGCACCCAATTTACACTGGCCCGACACCATCTTTACATTTGACCGCAAAACCCAAACTCTCTTCACTTGCGATGCTTTTGGATTGCACTACTGCTCGGACAGTACTTATGACGAAGATCTAAAAGCGATTGAAGCTGATTTTGAATATTACTACGAGTGCTTAATGGCTCCTAACGCCCGTTCGGTCTTATCTGCTCTCAAGCGCATGGCTGAACTGGAAAAGATTAATTTAATTGCCACGGGTCACGGTCCCTTATTATATCATAATGTTGAAGAATTAACCGGACGCTACCGTAATTGGAGCCAAACACAAACTAAAGCAGAAACAACAGTTGGGGTCTTTTACATATCCGATTACGGTTACAGTTATCGTCTGGCTCAAGCAATAGCTTTAGGGATTACAAAAACAGGCGTTGCGGTGGAACTGGTAGATCTACGCTCTGTTGGTGACTTGGTAGAATTGCGAGAGCTTGTGAGTCGCTGTGCGGGAATTGCCGTTGGAATGCCCCCAGCTTCAGATGTCAGTCAGCTTCAAGGTGCTCTCAGTACGATCTTAGGTTCTGCTAATGAAAAACAAGCGGTAGGCATTTTTGAGTCAGGCGGTGGAGATGACGAACCAATCGATCCGTTACTCAGTAAATTTCGGAATTTAGGTTTAACAACCGCCTTCCCAGCCATTCGGATTAAACAAACGCCCGCAGAAAACACCTACAAGCTTTGTGAAGAGGCTGGAACAGACTTGGGACAATGGGTGACACGCGATCGCAGCATCAAGCAGATGAAATCTTTAGGTGCTGACCTCGACAAAGCTTTAGGGAGAATCAGTGGCGGGCTTTATATTATCACTGCGAAAAAGGGTGATGTATCCAGTGCCATGTTAGCTTCTTGGGTAAGCCAAGCCAGTTTCAAACCGATAGGTATCACAATAGCAGTTGCTAAAGACAGGGCAATTGAATCACTCATGCAAGTGGGGGATAAGTTTGTACTTAACGTCCTAGAAGAAAACAACTACCAGCGCCTGATGAAGCACTTCCTCAAACGATTTGCTCCAGGAGCCGACCGTTTTGAAGGAGTCAAAACCCAAGCAGCGGAAAATGGAGCACCCATCCTCGCAGAAGCTTTGGCATATATGGAATGCGAAGTGTTAAGCAGAATGGATGGTGGCGATCACTGGATTGTATACAGCACGGTTTACGCAGGACGGGTGAGCAAAGCAGAAGCCCTTACCGCCGTCCACCATCGTAAGGTTGGCAATCACTATTAA
- a CDS encoding pantothenate kinase, with protein sequence MTDSTLWLGLTIGNSRLHWAWLKGKSRICAWDTEHLPQKVIHQLSNCKTLEDFITHFPTSPSSPPPLSPSYPPPLLLASVVPSQTQLWESYPNVRVITLDHIPLQGLYPTLGVDRALALWGAGEKWGFPMLAIDAGTALTFTGADANKCLVGGAILPGLGLQLATLAQKTGQLPVVELQKHLPQRFALKTEEAIQSGVVYTLVAGIKDFVEAWWRDYPEGKIAITGGDRTLLVNYLQARFPAIAARFYVEQNLIFWGMQALLTGMYE encoded by the coding sequence ATGACAGACAGTACTTTGTGGCTAGGATTGACGATCGGAAATTCCCGACTGCATTGGGCGTGGTTGAAAGGCAAATCGCGCATTTGTGCTTGGGACACAGAACATTTGCCACAAAAAGTTATACATCAACTATCTAACTGTAAAACATTAGAGGACTTCATTACCCATTTTCCCACCTCCCCCTCCTCCCCTCCCCCTCTCTCCCCCTCCTACCCTCCCCCCCTTCTCCTAGCTTCCGTGGTTCCGAGTCAAACACAACTGTGGGAATCTTACCCAAATGTTCGCGTCATCACCTTAGACCACATCCCCTTACAAGGTCTTTATCCTACATTAGGAGTCGATCGCGCCTTAGCTTTGTGGGGTGCGGGCGAGAAATGGGGTTTTCCCATGTTAGCGATCGATGCGGGAACTGCACTGACTTTTACAGGTGCAGATGCTAACAAATGTTTAGTTGGCGGTGCTATTCTTCCTGGGTTGGGTCTGCAGCTTGCAACTCTTGCTCAAAAAACCGGACAATTGCCAGTGGTTGAACTACAAAAGCATCTTCCACAAAGGTTTGCTTTAAAAACCGAAGAAGCCATACAAAGTGGAGTTGTCTACACTCTGGTTGCTGGAATCAAAGACTTTGTTGAGGCGTGGTGGCGGGATTATCCTGAAGGGAAGATTGCAATTACAGGAGGCGATCGCACTTTGTTAGTCAATTATTTGCAAGCACGATTTCCTGCGATCGCAGCACGTTTCTACGTGGAACAGAATTTGATTTTTTGGGGAATGCAAGCACTACTGACTGGAATGTATGAGTAA
- a CDS encoding alpha/beta fold hydrolase produces MDSLFRNSRRKLSQGLLFWREIGTGIPVVFLHGSWNDSSQWVSLMELLSSHFHCFAPDLFGFGESERPNIHHSIDLHVECLAEFLQALKLERVYLVGHSLGSWIAASYSLKYPEQVCGLVLISPEGIAIEGQKKRLQLMRRIIKFPLTLFQILRVLRPITKIFGWDDQIERDWKLRQAMLNYPTACELLFERQEPEIKAELLQEQLSSILAPVLILEGGKDSKEFLDMSRACAQYLPQAELKAIAHGANDLPESCAGVVAGDIRDFIKLTVSTDQ; encoded by the coding sequence ATGGATTCTCTATTCCGTAACTCCCGAAGAAAGCTCTCTCAAGGGCTTTTGTTTTGGCGCGAAATTGGTACAGGAATTCCTGTTGTTTTCTTACACGGTTCGTGGAACGATAGCAGCCAATGGGTTTCCTTAATGGAATTGCTTTCATCACATTTCCATTGCTTTGCACCAGATCTATTTGGCTTCGGTGAATCCGAACGTCCAAACATCCATCATTCGATAGATTTACACGTTGAATGTCTGGCAGAATTTTTGCAAGCGTTAAAGCTAGAAAGGGTATACTTGGTAGGGCATTCCCTCGGAAGTTGGATTGCTGCTAGTTATAGTTTGAAGTATCCAGAACAAGTTTGTGGTTTGGTGTTGATATCACCAGAAGGTATCGCAATTGAAGGGCAAAAAAAGCGTTTGCAACTGATGCGGCGTATTATTAAGTTTCCACTCACATTATTTCAAATCTTGAGAGTCCTCCGCCCAATTACTAAAATTTTTGGCTGGGACGATCAAATTGAACGAGATTGGAAGTTACGTCAGGCAATGCTCAATTATCCTACAGCCTGTGAATTACTCTTCGAGCGTCAGGAACCAGAAATTAAAGCAGAGTTGTTGCAAGAACAATTGTCCTCAATACTTGCTCCTGTTTTAATTTTAGAAGGTGGAAAAGACTCGAAAGAATTTCTAGACATGAGTCGAGCCTGTGCTCAGTACCTTCCTCAAGCAGAGTTGAAGGCGATCGCCCATGGTGCTAACGATCTACCTGAGTCTTGTGCAGGAGTTGTTGCTGGAGATATCCGTGACTTTATCAAATTAACAGTCAGCACTGACCAGTAA
- a CDS encoding NUDIX hydrolase — translation MDAAVQSTRSLWRFGQTVLGIIFRHPVPGTSIIPILPDGRIVLIRRRDNGLWALPGGMVDWGEDVPSAVERELMEETGLELVKIRRLVGVYSAPDRDPRIHSICIVVEADVRGDMAIQDTLEVMEIQAFPTDSLPPGKMSHDHSRQLQDYLNGLTTLA, via the coding sequence ATGGATGCGGCTGTTCAGTCCACACGTAGTTTATGGCGATTTGGACAAACTGTTCTTGGCATCATCTTCCGCCATCCAGTTCCAGGGACAAGTATAATTCCAATCTTACCCGATGGTCGAATTGTTTTAATTCGGCGACGAGACAATGGTCTGTGGGCATTGCCTGGAGGTATGGTGGATTGGGGCGAAGATGTTCCGAGTGCAGTAGAACGGGAATTGATGGAAGAAACCGGATTGGAATTAGTGAAAATTCGGCGTTTGGTTGGTGTATACTCCGCACCAGACCGTGACCCCAGAATCCATTCGATTTGTATTGTTGTGGAAGCCGATGTTCGGGGAGACATGGCGATCCAAGATACATTGGAAGTTATGGAAATCCAAGCTTTTCCAACCGATTCCCTACCGCCTGGAAAAATGTCTCACGATCACAGTCGCCAATTGCAAGACTATTTAAATGGTTTGACGACACTGGCTTGA
- the argH gene encoding argininosuccinate lyase — translation MAAQNTWSQRFESALHPAIARFNASINFDIQLLEYDLMGSKAHAQMLAHTGILSRDEGEQLVKALDKIHEEYQQGNFNPGIEAEDVHFAVERRLVEMVGDLGKKLHTARSRNDQVGTDTRLYLRDRIQQISDQLCEFQNVLLDIAEQHIETLIPGYTHLQRAQPLSLAHHLLAYFHMAQRDRERLKDVSRRVNVSPLGCGALAGTTFPIDRQYTANLLKFDGIYANSLDGVSDRDFAIEFLSAASIIMVHLSRLSEEVILWASEEFSFVTLKDSCATGSSIMPQKKNPDVPELVRGKTGRVFGHLQAMLVIMKGLPLAYNKDLQEDKEALFDSVNTVTACLEAMTILLREGLEFRTQRLAEAVTEDFSNATDVADYLAARGVPFREAYNLVGKVVKTSIAAGKLLKDLRLEEWKELHPAFDADIYDAISPRQVVAARNSYGGTGFEQVRQALKAARSQTPNSDR, via the coding sequence ATGGCTGCACAAAACACTTGGAGTCAACGGTTTGAATCGGCGTTGCATCCTGCAATCGCTCGATTTAATGCCAGTATTAATTTTGATATTCAGCTTTTAGAGTATGACTTGATGGGCTCTAAAGCTCATGCACAAATGCTTGCTCATACTGGCATTCTTTCTCGAGACGAAGGCGAGCAACTTGTCAAAGCTCTAGACAAGATTCACGAGGAATATCAACAAGGTAACTTTAACCCTGGGATTGAAGCAGAAGATGTCCATTTTGCCGTTGAGCGTCGTCTTGTGGAAATGGTGGGCGATTTGGGTAAAAAATTACACACTGCCCGTTCCCGAAACGATCAGGTGGGGACTGACACTAGGCTTTATCTTCGCGATCGAATTCAGCAAATCAGCGACCAATTGTGCGAATTTCAAAATGTGCTGTTAGATATTGCCGAACAACATATTGAAACACTGATTCCAGGTTATACTCACCTACAACGCGCTCAGCCCCTGAGTCTAGCCCATCACTTACTGGCGTACTTTCATATGGCGCAGCGCGATCGCGAACGTCTTAAAGATGTGTCTCGTCGAGTGAATGTTTCACCGTTGGGTTGCGGTGCTCTAGCGGGAACGACTTTTCCTATAGACCGCCAGTACACTGCTAATTTGTTGAAGTTTGATGGCATTTATGCTAACAGTCTTGATGGAGTTAGCGATCGCGATTTTGCCATTGAATTTCTCAGCGCAGCTAGTATAATTATGGTTCACCTCAGCCGTCTTTCAGAAGAAGTCATTTTATGGGCGTCTGAGGAATTTAGCTTTGTCACCCTCAAAGATAGTTGTGCTACTGGTTCGAGCATTATGCCTCAAAAGAAAAACCCCGACGTACCAGAGTTGGTTCGGGGTAAAACTGGGAGAGTCTTTGGTCATCTACAAGCAATGTTGGTCATAATGAAGGGATTACCCCTGGCATACAACAAAGACTTGCAAGAAGATAAAGAAGCTTTATTTGATAGTGTTAATACAGTCACAGCCTGTCTTGAGGCAATGACAATTTTACTTCGGGAAGGGTTGGAATTCCGTACCCAGCGCTTGGCAGAAGCAGTAACAGAAGACTTTTCCAATGCTACTGATGTAGCAGATTATTTAGCAGCCCGAGGTGTACCTTTCCGGGAAGCCTATAACCTTGTAGGCAAAGTTGTGAAAACCAGTATTGCTGCTGGTAAACTTCTTAAAGATTTACGTTTAGAGGAGTGGAAAGAACTTCACCCAGCTTTTGACGCAGATATTTACGATGCAATATCACCGCGTCAAGTCGTTGCTGCTCGTAACAGCTATGGTGGTACGGGATTTGAACAAGTGAGACAAGCGCTAAAAGCCGCCCGCAGTCAAACTCCCAATAGCGATCGCTAG
- the larB gene encoding nickel pincer cofactor biosynthesis protein LarB — MTNNKSLRSLLESVAQGNVTPDAALETLKNLSYEPVGEFAKIDHHRALRTGFPEVIWGPGKTPEQIAQIMNIMRQRNPVVMATRIDPALYAVLQSKVRGLRYYELARICAIAPDSIEPQDPGIIGILSAGTADLPVAEEAAVTAELSGFQVQRLWDVGVAGIHRLLNNRHVIESASVLVVVAGMEGALPSVVAGLADCPVIAVPTSIGYGASFGGLAPLLTMLNSCAAGVGVVNIDNGFGAAVLAGQILRTAAKLRLASTES; from the coding sequence ATGACAAACAATAAATCATTACGATCGCTCTTAGAATCTGTCGCTCAAGGTAACGTTACCCCAGATGCTGCTCTAGAAACGCTCAAAAACTTATCTTATGAACCTGTAGGCGAGTTTGCCAAAATAGACCATCACCGCGCCTTAAGAACGGGTTTTCCTGAAGTTATCTGGGGACCGGGGAAAACTCCCGAACAGATTGCTCAAATTATGAATATCATGCGCCAGCGCAATCCAGTGGTGATGGCTACCCGTATAGATCCAGCCCTTTATGCTGTATTGCAATCTAAAGTTAGGGGTTTGCGCTACTACGAATTAGCCCGAATTTGTGCTATCGCTCCGGACAGCATTGAACCGCAAGATCCTGGTATCATTGGCATTCTTTCTGCTGGTACTGCGGATTTACCAGTCGCTGAAGAAGCAGCTGTCACCGCCGAACTGTCCGGTTTTCAAGTGCAGCGTCTTTGGGATGTGGGAGTTGCTGGAATTCACCGCTTGCTAAACAACCGTCATGTTATTGAATCAGCATCAGTTTTGGTGGTTGTGGCGGGAATGGAAGGGGCTTTACCCAGCGTAGTTGCAGGTTTAGCAGATTGTCCCGTAATTGCTGTCCCTACTAGCATCGGCTATGGAGCCAGTTTTGGAGGATTAGCACCGCTATTGACAATGTTAAACTCTTGTGCTGCGGGTGTAGGGGTTGTCAATATTGACAATGGATTTGGTGCAGCAGTGTTGGCGGGACAAATTCTGCGGACAGCCGCAAAATTGCGGTTGGCATCAACCGAGTCATGA
- a CDS encoding ABC transporter substrate-binding protein, which translates to MMFFLFPRHRRWLSVVPILILGLVCQLIFTSCNPTNLKTAAVRNVSQWVTSTIGDPQTFNYSFNNSYPHVFLFTTLGLTTLNGETGEIEPDLAESWEISDDKKQIVFTLREGLKWSDGEPLTADDVLFTYQDIIFNPKIPTDWKDSLKIGSSGIFPKIRKMSDRKVEFTLPESFAPFLYTTTGGSTNSIGIMPKHALAESLKTLDVNGNPQFLSIWGTGTDPSQIIVSGPYKIKSYVPSQRVIFERNPYYWRKDTQGNQLPYVDRIVWQIIESTDSIILQFRSGGLDIVEVSPENFSLLKREEKRGQFTIYNGGSKLSQNFISFNLNRGQRKNGQPVVDPIKSRWFNTLAFRQAIARAINREALLNNIFRGIGVVQNSPIEVQSPYYLPPEKGLKVYDYNPKKAQDLLLKAGFRYNAKNQLLDAEGNRVRFSLITNAENKTRVAMGAQIKYDLSQIGIQVDFNAISFNTLVAKLSDSLDWECYLLGFVSGGFEPNDASNVWLTDGGLHTFNQKPQAGKEPLIGWKVEDWEAEIGRLYKQGAQELDEEKRKEIYFQTQRLTQEYLPFIYLINPLSLSAVRNRIQNIKYSAVGSQAGTMWNKYELKVEK; encoded by the coding sequence ATGATGTTTTTTCTCTTCCCCCGTCATCGCCGTTGGCTTTCTGTTGTTCCAATATTAATTTTAGGGTTGGTTTGTCAGTTAATTTTTACAAGTTGCAATCCCACCAACCTAAAAACTGCAGCAGTACGAAATGTATCTCAATGGGTGACTAGTACTATTGGCGATCCTCAAACTTTTAATTACTCCTTTAATAATTCCTATCCTCATGTCTTTTTGTTTACGACTTTAGGGCTAACAACTCTTAATGGCGAGACTGGGGAAATAGAACCAGATTTAGCAGAATCTTGGGAAATTTCTGATGATAAAAAGCAAATAGTTTTTACCCTGCGTGAGGGTCTGAAATGGTCAGATGGCGAGCCCCTAACTGCAGATGATGTTCTCTTTACTTATCAAGATATAATTTTTAATCCTAAAATTCCTACAGATTGGAAAGATAGTTTGAAAATAGGTTCAAGCGGTATTTTTCCTAAAATAAGGAAAATGAGCGATCGCAAAGTTGAATTTACTCTTCCCGAGTCTTTCGCTCCTTTTCTGTATACTACCACGGGCGGCTCTACAAACTCAATTGGTATTATGCCAAAACATGCTTTAGCTGAATCCTTAAAAACTCTAGATGTTAATGGAAATCCACAATTTCTATCAATTTGGGGAACGGGTACAGACCCGAGTCAAATAATTGTGAGCGGTCCTTACAAAATAAAAAGCTATGTACCAAGCCAACGAGTTATCTTCGAGCGCAATCCTTATTACTGGCGTAAAGATACTCAAGGTAACCAACTACCTTATGTTGACCGGATTGTTTGGCAGATTATTGAATCTACAGATTCAATAATCCTTCAATTTCGTTCTGGAGGCTTAGATATAGTAGAAGTGTCCCCAGAAAATTTTTCTTTACTCAAGCGGGAAGAGAAACGAGGACAATTCACAATCTACAATGGGGGATCGAAATTATCTCAAAATTTTATATCCTTTAACCTCAATCGCGGTCAACGTAAAAACGGACAACCTGTCGTCGATCCGATTAAATCTCGTTGGTTTAATACTTTAGCGTTTAGACAAGCCATTGCCCGTGCTATCAACAGAGAAGCATTGCTCAATAATATTTTTCGAGGAATTGGTGTCGTACAAAATTCGCCGATAGAGGTACAAAGCCCTTACTATCTTCCTCCAGAAAAAGGCTTAAAAGTTTATGATTACAATCCCAAAAAAGCTCAAGACTTGCTATTAAAAGCGGGTTTTCGATATAACGCTAAAAACCAGTTATTAGATGCAGAAGGAAATCGGGTGCGTTTCTCATTAATAACAAATGCTGAAAATAAAACTCGCGTAGCAATGGGAGCGCAAATTAAATACGATTTGAGTCAAATTGGAATTCAAGTAGATTTTAACGCAATTTCTTTCAACACGCTTGTAGCGAAACTGTCCGATTCACTCGATTGGGAATGCTATCTACTGGGTTTTGTGAGTGGAGGATTTGAACCTAATGATGCGTCTAACGTTTGGTTAACTGACGGGGGGTTGCATACCTTCAATCAAAAACCACAAGCAGGAAAGGAACCTCTCATTGGTTGGAAAGTAGAAGATTGGGAAGCAGAAATCGGTCGATTGTATAAACAAGGAGCCCAAGAGTTAGATGAAGAAAAACGCAAAGAAATTTACTTTCAAACCCAACGTCTAACCCAAGAATATTTACCATTTATTTATCTAATCAATCCTTTGTCTTTGTCAGCAGTGCGAAACCGCATTCAAAACATTAAATACTCTGCAGTTGGTTCCCAAGCAGGAACAATGTGGAATAAATATGAACTTAAGGTAGAAAAATAG